ACGAGGCCAAGTGCCAGGGAACCGGAAACATTGATGATGAAGGTTGCCCACGGGAAAACGGTGCGCAAGCGGCTGCCGATGGCGGCATCGAGGGCATAGCGGGCGGCGGCGCCCAACCCGCCCGCGGCAGCCAGCGCGGCAAACACCAGAGGTGTCACGGCTGCTGCCCTCTCCGGAGGGTGGGGTGCTGATGAGGGCCGGCACTGGAGCCGATACCCAGAGCGATTCCCGCCCATGTGGCCAGCGCACCCACAAAAACGGTCCCGGCTGCATAGGCGGCAGCCCACACCACACCCGAGGAACCGGCAAGCAGCAGCACACCCACGGCAAGGGTGCTGTACGTGGTGAAACCGCCACAGAACCCCGTTCCAAGCAGCAACCGCAGCCGGCGGTTGCGCAGCAGGACGGTGTGCGAGGCAACTCCGGGAGAATTGGGGGCTACCTGGCGGCCGGGTCCGCCCGGGCGGTCCAGGCCCGCATAAAGCAGGCCCAGCAGGAAGGCCCCGGCAATGTTCGCAACGATGATGGCCCACGGCAAGGACCCCGTGGCGGGCATTCCCAGGATCAGGGCCTCACGAGCAGCAGCACCCGCGGCACCGCCGAGGGCCACAAGGGGCAGTGAACGGATGAGCTGCGAAGTCACAGCCTGCCCAGCCCTGGCCGCCCGCCCAACCCGTCCTGTCCATCGTGCCCATGGTGGGTGGGCACCACAAGGACGGGGCGGAGCTGTTTGCGGGCCAGCTGGGTTGCCACTGAATGGTTCAGGATCTCACGCAGTGACGCGTGGCTGTCGCCGTGGGTGCCCACCACGATCAGGCCGGCCGACAGCGTATTGGCGCAGCGACCCAGGGCCTGGGCCGGGTCGCCGGCCAACAGCAGTGGGCGCCAGGGGAGCCCTGCCAACTCCCGCTCCAGCGCTGAGGCGAGTTGGGCTGGGAAGGATGCTCCGGCGTCGTCCAGGAAATCCGGATCCACGGGCGCCGATGTCACAGTGCCGTCCGCGGCCTCGGCGACGAGGTATCTGGCAGGGTTGACGTAGGCGCAGACCAGCTGCTGGCCCAGGGCTGCGGCGAGCCGGGCCGCCGCCTGCACGACGGCGGGGGACTGGCCGGGGAAGACGCCGGCAAGGACGCAGGGCTCGGGCATCTAGGCCTGCGGAGTGTCAAACGGTCCGGCGTCGGCAGGTCCGGCGGCATCAACCGGCGCGGCCGGCTTGCCGCGGGCGGCCCGGGCAGCGGCCTTTTCAGCCGCCTTGGCCTCATCCCTGGCCACACGATCCTTTGCCTGCTGGTTTTCACGCACCAGCTTTTCCGCGGCCTTAATTTCGCGAATCTTCTTGCCGCGGCGCAACCACATGCGGCCCAGGATGATTCCGGCCACGGCGGCGACGACGCCAACCACCATGAAGATCTGGCTCCAGGTGCCAAACCAGTTGGCGGTGTTGGCCCAAATGGAGCGGGCATCGGCGGCGGTTTGGGTGGTGCCATAGATGACGCCGAGGGTCAGCAGGTTGGGGATCAGCAGCAGGATGCCGATGGCAACGAGGGAAATCCGCACCCACTTGTTCAGGTTGCGCCGGTGCGCCTGCCAACCAATCAGGATGGGGAAAAACGTGAAGACGAAACCGTAAAACATGCCGATCGGGATGCTGTTGCCCAGCTGGCCGGCCACCTGGTCCCGGATGGTGTTGGCCCACATTAGCGGCACCGTCACGGAGGCGATCAGGTAGATCACCACCAGCAGCACAGCAGCACCTACACCGAGAATAGTCCGGAACAGCCACACGGGCATTTTGGCCTTGGGCACCTTGACGGCAGGGCTCCCCGCTGTGCCGGCACCTTGTGTGGCAGGGGCCGCCCCCGTGTCCGGGGAATCGGGCGTTGTTGAGTCAGTCATAGTTGAATCATGTCAGAGTCGGCGGTCCGGACGGGTGCAATTTGGTGAAAATAGGCTAGAAACTACCTTCGACTTGTCAAGAACGCCTGCACACTAAAGACTGGTTGTGGTTTGTGGGCGAAATCTGGCTCCGGACCATGATTGACTTTAGACTTCACGTTTTCTTCGCGCGGCAGCGATGAACCCCGAAAGGTGCGCAATATGAGCAACATTCCCGCAGATCTGTCCTACACAGCAGAGCACGAGTGGGTCGTGGCGCCTACAGCTGACGGCGTCGTGCGCGTTGGCATCACCGACTTTGCACAAGACGCACTGGGCGACGTTGTATACGTCCAAATGCCCGAGGTTGGCACCGAGGTCAGCGCAGACACGGTGGTCGGTGAGGTTGAATCCACGAAGAGCGTGAGTGACATTTACGCGCCGTTGACCGGCACCGTCACAGCACGCAATGAGGCCCTCGACACCGACCCGTCCTTGATCAACTCGGATCCCTACGGCGCCGGCTGGCTCGTGGAAATCACGCTCAGCGACGCGGCCAGCTACGGTGCCCTGCTCAGCGCAGGCGACTATCAGGAAAAGGTAGGCTAGTAGGCAGCAAGGTTTCACCGGTGGGCACCAATGCATAACAACGTTTGAGCCCCCGCCCAGAGCTTTCACAATGATGGCTCTTACGTTTTCGACGCTGGGACGCAATTGCGCTCCAGTCACTAACCCAGCAAGGAGGAGTACCAATGGTTGACAGGGGTAACAGCGCCGGGGTGAATGATCAGGCGAGCACCCAGGATCAGCCCGGTGCATCAGATACCACCTCGATTCAGCTCCCTCCCGTCCAGACCGGACCAACATCGATTCCGGTACTGGCACCCGATGAGCAAAATGCGGTGAACTCGCTTCCTGCGGGTTCGGCACTGCTGATTGCGCATCAGGGGCCGAACGCAGGTGCACGTTTCTTGCTAGATAGTCAGGTCACCACGGCAGGGCGCCATCCAGACGCCGACATCTTCCTTGACGATGTCACGGTGTCCCGCCGCCATGTGAACTTCATGAAGTATGACGGCGGCTTTGAAGTTCTCGACGCCGGCAGCCTTAACGGCACGTACGTCAACGGGGACCGGGTGGATGCTGTTCGCCTGCAGACTGGAAATGAAGTTCAGATCGGCAAGTTCCGACTGACCTACTACTTCAGCGCCAACAGCCCCGCCGCGGATTCCTAAGGGCGCTGTGGCGAGTATGAACTCCGGCGCCGGACGTCGATTGGTGGATGTACACGCCACCAACCGGCGGGCCGGTGCTGCCGCAGTCCTGAACATTGGTGAAGTCTTGGCGCTGCTGTGCGCAGACTTCCCGTCGGTGACCGCATCCAAGATCCGCTTTTATGAAGAAAAGGGTTTGATCACCCCACAGCGCACGCCGGCCGGTTACCGCCAATTCCGGGAGCCCGACGTCGAACGCCTCAGGTTTGTCTTGGCGCTGCAACGCGACCACTACCTCCCCTTGAAGGTCATCGGCGAGTACCTTGCCGCCATTGACCAGGGGCGCACCCCGGCCAATCTTCCGCCGGGCGTTTCCATCGCCCCCCGCATGGTTTCGGATGAACTGGCGAATGAACTCAAGAGCCGCGCACGCCGGCTCACCCCCGAGCAATTACGGACCGAATCCGGCGCCGATGAACAGCTCTACGAAACAATGCTCAGCTTTGGTCTGTTGGAACTGCGCGACGGAGGCTTCGACGACCACGCACTCAAGGTCGCCCAGGCTTGCACTGCACTGGCCGCACACGGACTTGAGCCTCGGCATCTCAGGCCCTTCCAGGCTGCGGCGGAGCGAGAATTCGGTCTCGTGGAGCGCGCCGTCGGGCCTGTTTCAGCCAAGCGTGACGGCACCTCGGTGATGCGTGCTGCAGAGACCGCCAGGGAAATTGCCGAGCAGTGCCTGAGCCTGCACAGCGCGTTGGTGCATGCACGCATTGCGGAGATGGAAGCGCCGTGATCGAGGTCAAGATCGTGGGCGTGCGGATCGAGATGCCCTCAAACCAGCCACTGGTCCTGCTGCGCGAACTCCTGGGCGAGCGGCACATCCCCATCTGGATCGGTGCAGCGGAAGCCACAGCCATCGCCTTGGCCGAACAAGGCGTGGTCCCGCCGCGGCCACTCACCCATGACCTGCTGTGCGGCGTCGTCCAGGCACTGGGACACAGCATTGTGCGCGTTAACCTGACAAAGGTGGAGGACGCCGTCTTTTACGCCGAACTGGTTTTCGACAATGGCACCAGCATCGGCTCGCGGGCCTCGGATGCCATCGCCATAGCTCAACGGGCACAGTGCCCCATCTGGGCGACCGAAGAGCTGGTCGAGGAAGCCGGCGTGGTGATTGGGGATCACGGTGACGGCCATGAGCACACCGCGGGTGTTCCTGACGATGAGGCCAAGGAACGTGAGGTTCGTCAATTCAGAGAATTCCTGAACGACGTTGAACCCGAAGATTTTGAGAAGTAAAGTCCCTGTTTCCCGCCGTTTTGGGACCATCTCTAACGTTAAAGCTGAGGCTGAAACTTTCGACACGCTTAAATAGTTGTGCGGACGTCTTTGACCTTGTCCCCACACCGCTCTAACGTCAAAGTATTGAGTTCCCCATTGCATGCTTCGGCCGGCACAGGCACACTTGAGGTTAGGGCCCCAGCAGCTCACCCATGATGTCTTGTGTCTTGGCTGCTCGCAGGCAAGACACCCGTTCGGGGAACTGTGAACAGGAGGAACTACGTGACTGCCAAGAGTGACGCCGGCGGAATGAGCACAGCAGCTGTGCCCAGCGCTGCCTTGGGTGCAGGCTCACAGGGCCTGCTGTTCACAGAGGACCTTCCCGTTCTTGACGAACACGCCGGCTACCGCGGGCCCACTGCCTGCAAGGCGGCTGGCATCACGTACCGCCAACTGGATTACTGGGCACGCACCGGCCTGGTGGAGCCCGCCGTACGCGGTGCCGCCGGTTCCGGCTCCCAGCGCCTGTACGGCTTCCGCGACATTTTGGTGCTGAAGGTTGTCAAGCGGCTTTTGGACACCGGGGTGTCCCTGCAACAGATTCGCACGGCTGTTGAGCACCTGCGCGAGCGCGGTGTTGAAGACCTCGCACAGATCACCTTGATGAGCGACGGCGCCTCCGTCTACGAATGCACCTCGGCCGATGAGGTCATCGATCTGGTCCAGGGCGGACAGGGCGTTTTCGGCATCGCCGTCGGCCGTGTCTGGCGCGAGGTTGAAGGCAGCCTGGCCGCACTTCCCAGCGAACACGCGCCCGTTGCCACGTTTGCCAACGATGAGCTGAGCAAGCGCCGCGAAGCCCGCAAAATCTCCTAACCGTTTTCAACTGACGCCCACACCCTCCCACTGCGGAGCGGCAGATGCGTCACCTTTTCGGGCGCCGATGGCACGCAACTCCACCCGTTGGGCGCTGGAATGGCACTGCCGCAGGGCCGTTGCTACGGCCTAACCCTGTGGTGCCGGGCCGGACGTGAACGGACGACGACGGCCCGCACCAGGCGCTTCTTTCTCTCCCACTGCAGGGCTGCTTCGGTCCCGTCTCCGACCTTGACTTCTGCGTCGCTCGCGCCCGCTGGTGGGCGCATGCCCAAGCGTCGCAGGGTGCTGCGCAACATCGGGGGCCTGGCCTGCGCAGCTCTCATGGTGGCGCCTCTGCCGGAGTCCCGGCAGCGCATGAGTAAAGTCGCTTTGCATTATGCGCGGCGCTGGCTGGCGGCACGGTGCATAAGTCGGGCACACCGCGCCCTCTGACCAGCCCTAAACACTGACTCGGCAACCACAGGGGCGGGCTGACTGGTAAAGGCTAGCCGCGGTAGAGGCGGCTTCTTGTGGCGCTCTGCGTCAGCACGGAGTCCAGCAGGCGGTCAAAGAGGGCCGAAGCGTTCTTGGCTGAGTCGCCGGGCCACTGGTGGACAGGATGCGCGGCACCCTGGATCTGCTGCCAGTTGGCCTGCTCCGGGATGGTGGGGGAGAGCAGCAGCTCGCCAAACATGGTTTTCATCTCCGCCAGGCGGTATGCGTGCTCGCTGGAGCCGGGGCGGAC
This genomic interval from Arthrobacter sp. PAMC 25486 contains the following:
- a CDS encoding CrcB family protein; amino-acid sequence: MTSQLIRSLPLVALGGAAGAAAREALILGMPATGSLPWAIIVANIAGAFLLGLLYAGLDRPGGPGRQVAPNSPGVASHTVLLRNRRLRLLLGTGFCGGFTTYSTLAVGVLLLAGSSGVVWAAAYAAGTVFVGALATWAGIALGIGSSAGPHQHPTLRRGQQP
- a CDS encoding universal stress protein, with protein sequence MPEPCVLAGVFPGQSPAVVQAAARLAAALGQQLVCAYVNPARYLVAEAADGTVTSAPVDPDFLDDAGASFPAQLASALERELAGLPWRPLLLAGDPAQALGRCANTLSAGLIVVGTHGDSHASLREILNHSVATQLARKQLRPVLVVPTHHGHDGQDGLGGRPGLGRL
- the gcvH gene encoding glycine cleavage system protein GcvH; this encodes MSNIPADLSYTAEHEWVVAPTADGVVRVGITDFAQDALGDVVYVQMPEVGTEVSADTVVGEVESTKSVSDIYAPLTGTVTARNEALDTDPSLINSDPYGAGWLVEITLSDAASYGALLSAGDYQEKVG
- a CDS encoding FHA domain-containing protein; this translates as MVDRGNSAGVNDQASTQDQPGASDTTSIQLPPVQTGPTSIPVLAPDEQNAVNSLPAGSALLIAHQGPNAGARFLLDSQVTTAGRHPDADIFLDDVTVSRRHVNFMKYDGGFEVLDAGSLNGTYVNGDRVDAVRLQTGNEVQIGKFRLTYYFSANSPAADS
- a CDS encoding MerR family transcriptional regulator, whose product is MNSGAGRRLVDVHATNRRAGAAAVLNIGEVLALLCADFPSVTASKIRFYEEKGLITPQRTPAGYRQFREPDVERLRFVLALQRDHYLPLKVIGEYLAAIDQGRTPANLPPGVSIAPRMVSDELANELKSRARRLTPEQLRTESGADEQLYETMLSFGLLELRDGGFDDHALKVAQACTALAAHGLEPRHLRPFQAAAEREFGLVERAVGPVSAKRDGTSVMRAAETAREIAEQCLSLHSALVHARIAEMEAP
- a CDS encoding bifunctional nuclease family protein, which codes for MIEVKIVGVRIEMPSNQPLVLLRELLGERHIPIWIGAAEATAIALAEQGVVPPRPLTHDLLCGVVQALGHSIVRVNLTKVEDAVFYAELVFDNGTSIGSRASDAIAIAQRAQCPIWATEELVEEAGVVIGDHGDGHEHTAGVPDDEAKEREVRQFREFLNDVEPEDFEK
- a CDS encoding MerR family transcriptional regulator; its protein translation is MSTAAVPSAALGAGSQGLLFTEDLPVLDEHAGYRGPTACKAAGITYRQLDYWARTGLVEPAVRGAAGSGSQRLYGFRDILVLKVVKRLLDTGVSLQQIRTAVEHLRERGVEDLAQITLMSDGASVYECTSADEVIDLVQGGQGVFGIAVGRVWREVEGSLAALPSEHAPVATFANDELSKRREARKIS